From Eubalaena glacialis isolate mEubGla1 chromosome 5, mEubGla1.1.hap2.+ XY, whole genome shotgun sequence, one genomic window encodes:
- the LOC133091966 gene encoding adenylate kinase isoenzyme 6-like: MLLPNILLTSTPGVGKTTLGKELASRSGLKYVNVGDLAREGQLYDGYDEEYDCPILDEDRVVDELENQMNEGGVIVDYHSCDFFPERWFHIVFVLKTDNSVLYKRLETRGYNQKKLKDNIQCEMFQVLYEEALGSYKEEIVHQLPSNKPEDLEDNINQILKWIEQWVKDHSS, encoded by the coding sequence ATGTTGCTTCCGAACATCCTGCTCACCAGTACACCAGGGGTTGGAAAAACCACGCTAGGCAAAGAACTTGCATCAAGATCAGGACTGAAATACGTTAATGTGGGTGATTTAGCTCGAGAAGGGCAGTTATATGATGGCTATGATGAAGAGTATGATTGTCCCATTTTAGATGAAGACAGAGTAGTTGATGAGTTAGAAAACCAAATGAATGAAGGTGGAGTTATTGTTGATTACCATAGTTGTGATTTCTTCCCTGAACGCTGGTTTCATATAGTATTTGTGCTGAAAACAGATAACAGTGTTTTGTACAAAAGACTTGAAACTAGGGGTTATAATCAGAAGAAACTAAAAGACAATATTCAGTGTGAAATGTTTCAAGTTCTTTATGAAGAAGCCTTGGGATCCTACAAGGAAGAAATAGTGCATCAGCTGCCGAGCAATAAACCAGAAGATCTAGAGGATAATATCAATCAGATATTGAAATGGATAGAGCAGTGGGTCAAAGATCATAGCTCTTGA